Below is a window of Paramisgurnus dabryanus chromosome 20, PD_genome_1.1, whole genome shotgun sequence DNA.
TCTGTTTAATTGCCATTTATAAccaaacacagaaaatcaaaaACAACATGGCGGTCTGGAGACGGCAAACCTGATGCTAACACCGTGAGCACTTTAGGCCTAATTAACCAATTAGAGAGCGGCAGCCGAGAGCTAACAAGGTCCCGTCACCCCAGCCCAGAGAGGTGAGGGGGAACCTGCTGATTTAATTAAAGGGGTGGGGTGTGGGGAcgaaaacaatttaattacagcCAACTATCCCCAAGGCATTGCGGGACGGTCTCTCTTGGCCCCTCTGGACCTGTTTGAGCCTCAGAACGCTAATGGAACACTGAGATAACATTTCAACAGCATCCCCCTCTGACACCGGGATCAGTCAAAACACAACACGTGgaaaacaacaataaacaaacgCTTACAGTGCATTTGAGGTTAAATGGAAGACTGAACAAATGCTCATTTAGAAATAAAGTGCCGCTAAAATTGCAAAGACGTGGGCTTTCAGATGGCAGACTGGCGCGATCTGTAcacattaattaattaatattgtgCATTACAGGCTCATTTTAAGCTTTAATAATCAGCAGTTTAGCGAGAGCACATGACACATGAGGATGTAATGGGGTGATTTCTGTCATAAAGACAAGTGGAAAGATTAAGGAGGTTCATGCCAGGAAATCACATTCACTTTGGTCACTGACACATACTTAAATACGTTCTCGCATATGTGCACGTACCGACAGCAGGGAAGGGGATGAACCTCTGGACCAGGAGTCTCGTCGTTGGACTAAAATGCTCAGCTCTCTTAATAAGAATATTTAGCCCCACCTGTgtgcaaacacatattttttacatttaagcattCAAGTCATacatgtgttccctgggttcaaacccatgacttttgaACAGCTTACGCAGAACTAGTTTGGAGCTTTTGGctttaaattgtaaaaaaaaattttatatgTAAAGCTTTTATTATGTGTACTAAGCATTTGCATTACCCACTGTGCCTCTCTTTTATTCTTCTTCACTGGAAAAACCTTTGGTTTAACCCCAAAAAGAAGTCATAagtcacacgggtatatttgtagcaatagccaacaatacattgtatgggtcaaaaatagatttttttatgccaaaaatcattaggatattacataaagatattttgttatttttataacgtaaatatacaaaaaatatatttattattagtaatatgtgttgctaaggatttcatttggacaactttaaaaggaACTTTTCTCagtattaaatttttttttgcaccctcagatatccaaatattgtcctcgcctaacaaaccatacatcgaaggaaagcttatttatttagcttgtttatttatttatttattcaaaatgtgtattaatttcaataaaaaatgacccttatgactgattttgtggtcTAAGGTCACATATAATAAGTTATCAAGGTagaattttaatataaaatgatttgtttttgtttatcttAAGCAATTAAGACATCATGGATGGAATGAGgttgagtaaaatatgaaagaaacaTTTCAAATTTAGGTAAACTATTCTTTAAAGATGACTTTATAATGTGACACGGTTATTATTGTATTACAGTGTCGTGTTTGTAAGATCTGTATATAAATTCAAACTAATAAAGATTTGCTCTgactaacaaaacaaaaaaaaacaatggtttCATGCTCAATAAAACAATCAAATCCCAATTTACATTTATCTGACACAAATTAGGTCAAAAACATTTTAGTGACAAAACACATTTGCTTTGATAGTGATTTTAAAGGCATGCAATTCCCTGTGGGCTCCATGACAGGTCATGACAGGCTATGCTAAGTTGTTTCTCATCTTGCCTTATGAGTCTCTGGTCATTTCTATCCGCTCCTGTCTAACAACATCTGAGAATCAAACCAATTCACATCCCTTCTCTTCCCAGCAGGGGTCTTCAGAGGGTCTGTAGTTTTAATTAGTGCCCCCCTCCCACATTTCTCACAGGCATGGGGCCATTTGTAGTTGTCGTCACCATGGTTCTGCTTGTCATGCCCCTGGGCATCAAACTGCCACCCAGCAGGGCAGCTAATTGGCTCTAGAGGACACAGGGGGCGTGACTAGTAGGAACTGCAATTCAGCAAACTGAATGACATGGAGCTTTAGGTGTGCGTGTGTGATAATATAAAGCTCTATCCATTTGTTATCAAATTCACATAACATATTACCAGAAAAGTCATGAATAATATTTTTCTCTGTTAGCCTGATATGACAGCTGATAATACAGTTTTGGTTATGTGGAACTCACTGCAATAGTAACTGCACTGCTGACTGCACCGAGGTATCCCTGGAAAAACGTTGACATTGGTGTGGGCTGAAAATATAATGTAtgaaatatacatatattttaatgttaGTTTGAACACATACAAGGGAATGTGTATTGCATATGTCAATACCATACACATCATACTGCACCTTAGTAGCATTGCGGTTGCAATAGTTGACACAGGCGTTGTGACTCTGGTTCAGCCACTGTGAGAAAGACAGTTTATATAGCAGCAATGACAGAAATTACTTAGACAGTGAGACTGGAAGGACCTGATAATGCatcccagacagcagacgaaTCCAGGCCAGATCCACACCGGATCCGCCCCAAAGTCATCGGCTCCAACGGATCTGGTGCAGATTCGGCCCAGAGTCGTCTGCTGACTGGAATACAAAAGACACAAACATGTTGTATGCCGTACCTGCCAGAAGATGGTGGAAGCCAAAGTCTGATTGGGCAAAAGGAGGCCCACTACCTATAAATGGAGGAGTCATTTACAGGAAGTTTACATTTAAGGGCCATTAAACACAGGATGCGTTCTTGAGTTTAAACACAGTGAGGTAAAATGCAACGCAACCGAACGCACCACAGGTATTTGGAGATGACGTCTTGTCAAAAAGATCCTATCCATAACACACCCCCTCACATCAGTGCTACAACACAGCCTAAAATCTGATATTGGCTGTCAGGAATGTTGACCCAGGAATGCATGGAAGTACAAACTTAGCGTGGCTTTTATTGCATGGGAGATCGCAGTAGTGAAAGATATTTGTCACATTTACatcaaaaacaatgcaaagATGGACACAAGAATGCATACTGTGTGAATGGTCATTCTGGTGAACTTAGGATAAAACTTTAATATTTGCACAATATCAAAATAATACCTACCACTGGTGTACCAAAAGGCACAAAACctagaagaaagaaaaaaggaatTGAAGAAAAAATGGAAAAATGCTAAGAATGCAACTTGACATTTGAATATTACGGATGATCTGACCCCCCGATGCCCAATATATTTCATGTTTGGTTTAATGATCTGTATTATAGATTCTCATATGACATTATGAATTTATTACTGACCTTTAACACATTAATAAAATCCTCATTACTCATAAGAGACAGCATGGTTCAGAGGCAGTCATCATAATTGTCAGGCAGGTTGCTCCCTCTATCTGTTCTCCCTTTAAATAGTGGTGTTAACAGAAGACTAAAATACTCCTATTTCTGAGTGGCCCAACAACACTTCCAGACAGCGGGAGGGAGAGGGTTTAATCAGAGCCCAGCTGAGTGTGACCTTTTCCCAACAGATTGGCCCAGAGAGACCCCCTACCTCCAAACTCCAGTCCCCAGAGCTGGTAACAAGCAGCAAACTGCCTACTACCACCCATGACACAGAGACACACTGAAAACACACTCACACCCTTACCTGACATGCGAAAGGGCATGGGGATCTTCTCTCCTGTGTCTGGATGGATGATGGCCTAAGGACATAATGAATCCGCAGACAGCAGAGAGGAGGAAGATGAGGAAATGAGAGAAAATAAGAGGTGAGAGCAGTCTGAGGGAAGCATTACCATGCTGAGGATATCCATATTTCTTCTCTTATTACAACAGTAATGTGAACTACAGCGAGTGAGTTTGTGTCTCACACTCTGCATGATGATGTTGGGTGATTTGGGAAGGATCTTTCATCAGCATCTGTAAGAGGCATTCACAGCTGTTCACACTCACCTGTTTAACCTTCTGAGCATCCCAAAGCTATTGAGAGGAACCGAGAAAAACATGGAAAatttgattttatatatattaggaAAGGCATAACTCTTTTACACAACACATTCTGATTAAAATGTACTATTTAATgttttgaacaactgaagtTTGCTTCCCAATACCTTGAAACATtactgaaacttaaaggaaccCTGACCTTACCTGGGCATTAGTAACACCCGAAGGCAAAGATCCATTTTTGAACTGATCCAAAAGTTTTAGACATTCACATAAACGACtctgaaataaaaatacaaaagtaaAGTGCAGCATTCACAAATAAATCTGCCAGTTATCTAAGGTGAAGCTTACCTCCGATACAAAAAGTGTGCGAGGGTCAATAACATCCAAAAAATGTCTTAATCTGCCATAAAACGAACCCTGAAATGacaaattaataaacaatatgcATCAAATGAATGTTTGACTTATTATAATTGTTTCTTTCCTTTCTAAGACACTTTGTCATCAAATGAACACAATCTTGCGTTTAGTAATTTATTATGAGCCCAAAAAGAAATGTGTTACTTGTTTAAAAGGactgtttttttagtttaccAAAGTAGTATATAATGTGCTAATCAAAAGTGTAGATTtaacatttgttgttttttatatttattatttttgtctgtgcaaaCCAGAGGATCTAATGAATCCTAAAAATAATGAGATAAAGGCCTTTAGGGGCAGATTTGTGTGGAACAAAAGCTCTTCCGAGATGAATAATCATGGCTATTAATCATATGTTCTCAATTTTCTTATATTAGTTAACAAATTATTTTTGAGGTCTCGGAAACTTTCTCCAGACGCGCGCGTCAGCTGCGGACACCGGGTCCAAAGCAGTTGTTTGTCGCGCGCCAGGTGTGGCCGCATCATTACGCGAGCGCGCCAACTGTGTGCTACCTTATCTGCAGATCTACAAAATTAATCCAGAGCAATTAAAATCTTCACATGTGTTTGCGACATTGGGGAAAACAAGATTTTTAATGCAGCAGGCAACATATTCTCAGTTTATCCCGTTTAACAGACGGACGGCTGGAGCAATAACAGCAGATGCGAATCATCTGTAaaaataatgaatgaataaataaattaattattcaTTACTTTTCCACTGAGGTTAAAGTTATTGAGTCACTAATACATATAAATGGTTTAAATTTGTTTTGTCGTAGTTTCCGCATATTTTAGGCAGCATTGTAGCTATAATGAACTTCGGATAGGCAAAAATTGTTTTAAACGACTGTCGGCCAGTTGTTCTTTGACCTTGATGGAATAGAGCAAGTAATTAATAGCCTAAGTTAAGGTAATACTGCTATACTTTTACAACTCTTTTCAAAGTAATAAATCAGATATTTATGTTGACATGATTTCTTTTGctgaaaaaaaactatattctAATGGTTTGAAACATCGTTTGTTTACTATTAAAACCatattatataattaaaaaGTGTTTGGGGCCTAATGCCAATAGGATTTATTTGTGATTTTTGGTTCACACCATCCCACCAATAGAACCTCATTACGAGACTCCTAGTTTCCATTAAAACCACAATTCTTATTATAACGATATCCGTTACAATTTCTGTAATCGTTTCTATTGTTTATTAAGCAGGGTTATGTATGTAAAAACGTTTGTGTTTTACTCTATTTAGCCAAAAAGTATGCATTTTGCAAAGCAGTTGTCAGTTTAAAATTTTAGTGGCATAATTGCACCAACAGAGGTCGCTTTTAATAAGACTTTTTACCACAGAAAGAGTGAGGAGGGCGGAAGAAGTGAAAACAGCTGCAGATCACATGTTTGGTTTCTTAAAATTTAGCCGTGTAAACTAAATCTCTTTGTTAATCCCTCTAAAAATACACAACTCGAAAGTAATACACATGACAGTCTGCAGAAATCACGAAAGCATCACCCAGATGCAAAAAAGCACTTTGTTGATCAAAAGTCCTGCGTCCGTGTACGTCTTTCTGTTGTTTACCTGATTAAACCGAGACTCGCCCAGTCTAAATGGAGGATACCCAGACGCTTCAGTCATTGCGGGCTGTGCATTCAGCTTGTTTGTCACAGCTCTGAAAACTACTGCGCTTCCGTGCTGCAGTCATCCGTTTTGATGCATTTTGGGTAATGTGGTTTTCTGCTGGGTCATATAAAAGCGGCCAGTGGTTGATCAGACGTGACAAATAGCCATAGACTGCAAAAGCAAGTGCTTTGAAATCTTACGTTTTAGCAGTTTTCTAGTGTATTAATTTACAAAGATAATCGTGgtaaaaacggatctatatgcaatttagttacccaatttacgcttgtaaaagcgaTACATCAGTCGCACTACGCGTGCACCCACAAATCCATGTCCGCGCGCGTCTGTGCGTTTCATTTCTGCAGCCGCGCACAAAAGTTAGCTTCTGAAAACATGACttaagtaagtttctaaataataatcataatcTTATTTTTAATCGATCACTATTGGCTTCTTTAGATGGACattagaaatgttttgtgcgaagcagggaaagggaagcagaaagaATTTAGGAAGGAAGTCAAACTACATCCTTACCCAGTCAGATCTCAAAAATTAGAGGAACATTttcaggaaaacctctgtcaAGTCTCTGTCAATAAAactgcattgttgctgagaaaatcaacacatatgtgtgttatactgttctgtatttagATATTTAGTTCATTGCTAGGACCTACATACACAGTTGGCATTAACTATGACTCTTTATTTTAAtggcagtcataaaatgactggtttcttgaaatattattattgtaaaattattcttgtaaaaaagaccttattattcattgtaTAATGTAACGTGTGAAtattttctctgctgtcattactTTCACACACTGTAGgctatgccatttatgcctccaaaccTGTTAATAATGTTCATGTTAAGTATGATGAAGAttgtacttaaatatttttaaatacatacttTATCTTTCCCAGTAGTACTTGTTTCAGTGTAGGTTAAGGGAATTTGAAGTGTTGTTTGTACACTTCTTACATGCAGCAGGCTTTCAAGAAAATAGtcagaaaaaatatttgacGAGAACAGCACTAAAACACAGTTCCTTTAATCAGTTAATAAAtgattttagtaaatatacTCAAATCATCTTGTCTCTTGCATAGTTCAGTTTTGTGCATTAGCCTACTTTGACCCATGTTAATGGGGAATAATACTTCCCCTTCCAAAATGCCTCCTCCACAACCTGTATAAATTATACAATTAATTTAAAGGGAAAATAATAACAAGAatttaataaatgataatatattgtataaatataaacacatttgTATTTAAGAGCTTCTGTAACCTCTAAAAATTAAAGGCACATAAGAACCATTCGGTTGATTGTTCTTAAACaaaccatttctttcttaccCCTTTTAGTCTAAACATTTCTTTAGCCACTTGAACCTTTTTGTACATCATTCTGTAGGCTACTTAAAGGTTATTTGTGGAACCAAACAGCCTGGCAAACATTTTAG
It encodes the following:
- the sfxn5a gene encoding sideroflexin-5a isoform X3; amino-acid sequence: MTEASGYPPFRLGESRFNQGSFYGRLRHFLDVIDPRTLFVSESRLCECLKLLDQFKNGSLPSGVTNAQLWDAQKVKQAIIHPDTGEKIPMPFRMSGFVPFGTPVVVGLLLPNQTLASTIFWQWLNQSHNACVNYCNRNATKPTPMSTFFQGYLGAVSSAVTIAVGLNILIKRAEHFSPTTRLLVQRFIPFPAVASANVCNVLLMRHTELSEGISVLDDKGNVVGTSKLAARHALMETAVTRVVLPMPILLLPPLIMAMLERSTCQN
- the sfxn5a gene encoding sideroflexin-5a isoform X2, with the translated sequence MTEASGYPPFRLGESRFNQGSFYGRLRHFLDVIDPRTLFVSESRLCECLKLLDQFKNGSLPSGVTNAQLWDAQKVKQAIIHPDTGEKIPMPFRMSGFVPFGTPVVVGLLLPNQTLASTIFWQWLNQSHNACVNYCNRNATKPTPMSTFFQGYLGAVSSAVTIAVGLNILIKRAEHFSPTTRLLVQRFIPFPAVASANVCNVLLMRHTELSEGISVLDDKGNVVGTSKLAARHALMETAVTRVVLPMPILLLPPLIMAMLERLPLLQKHPRLVLPVHSMVCLSAFGAALPVAISLFPQNSQIHVSELEPEISAATDCKILTYNKGL
- the sfxn5a gene encoding sideroflexin-5a isoform X1, which gives rise to MTEASGYPPFRLGESRFNQGSFYGRLRHFLDVIDPRTLFVSESRLCECLKLLDQFKNGSLPSGVTNAQLWDAQKVKQAIIHPDTGEKIPMPFRMSGFVPFGTPVVVGLLLPNQTLASTIFWQWLNQSHNACVNYCNRNATKPTPMSTFFQGYLGAVSSAVTIAVGLNILIKRAEHFSPTTRLLVQRFIPFPAVASANVCNVLLMRHTELSEGISVLDDKGNVVGTSKLAARHALMETAVTRVVLPMPILLLPPLIMAMLERIVCVLTAVQGELSSAMLPVSSPSLAFNGAKRKVQAPPAAEASSSCAARSQHGVSVRLRCGSARRHKFIPSKQSDPRVRTRARNLCCNRLQDPHLQQGSLTHPNA